The Denitrificimonas caeni genome has a segment encoding these proteins:
- the nth gene encoding endonuclease III, with protein MNAAKRYEIFRRFQEDNPKPETELNYSSPFELLIAVILSAQATDVGVNKATDKLFPVANTPEAMYALGYDGLCEYTKTIGLYPTKTKNVLETCRLLIERHNSQVPDTRAELEALPGVGRKTANVVLNTAFGQVAMAVDTHIFRVSNRTKIAPGKNVLEVEKKLLRFVPKEFLLDAHHWLILHGRYVCQARKPRCGSCRIEDLCEFKEKTSDD; from the coding sequence ATGAATGCCGCTAAACGTTATGAAATTTTTCGTCGTTTCCAAGAAGACAACCCCAAACCCGAAACTGAACTCAACTACAGCTCGCCCTTTGAGCTGTTAATCGCAGTGATTTTATCCGCGCAAGCCACTGACGTGGGCGTCAATAAAGCCACTGATAAACTCTTTCCCGTGGCCAACACGCCAGAAGCCATGTACGCACTGGGCTATGACGGTCTTTGTGAGTACACCAAAACCATCGGCCTCTACCCCACCAAAACAAAAAACGTTTTGGAAACGTGCCGCCTGTTAATTGAGCGGCATAACAGCCAAGTCCCCGACACCCGCGCTGAATTAGAAGCGCTGCCAGGCGTTGGCCGCAAAACAGCCAACGTGGTTCTCAATACAGCCTTTGGTCAAGTGGCCATGGCGGTGGATACGCATATTTTCCGCGTGAGCAACCGCACAAAAATCGCCCCAGGAAAAAACGTATTAGAAGTTGAAAAGAAACTCCTGCGCTTTGTTCCGAAAGAGTTTTTACTGGATGCCCACCACTGGCTTATCCTGCATGGACGCTACGTTTGCCAAGCCCGCAAGCCCCGTTGTGGCAGCTGCCGGATTGAGGATTTATGCGAGTTTAAAGAGAAAACTTCTGACGATTAA
- a CDS encoding PA3496 family putative envelope integrity protein: MMSKEDLELDDDDFIADDVEEIEEESPAQAAKTNLSKRRIIDNLLEERRLQKQMAEYDYDID; this comes from the coding sequence ATTATGAGTAAAGAAGACCTAGAACTAGATGATGATGATTTCATCGCCGATGACGTTGAAGAGATTGAGGAAGAGTCGCCTGCACAGGCAGCAAAAACCAATCTAAGCAAGCGTCGTATCATTGACAACCTGCTGGAAGAACGCCGCTTGCAAAAGCAAATGGCAGAGTATGATTACGATATAGATTAA
- a CDS encoding prepilin peptidase, translated as MSILEFWGANAAVFVACVVVLGLLVGSFLNVVVYRLPKMLMRDWRAQAREVLEMPTKDVEETFNLVLPNSSCPNCGHEIKPWENIPLLSWLFLRGKCSGCKQAISVRYPLVELACGVLSGMIAWQFGVSWETLAMLVLTWGLLAMSLIDADQQILPDALVLPLLWLGLILNSFGLFASLPDALWGAVIGYMSLWSIFWLFKLVTGKEGMGYGDFKLLALLGAWGGWQVLPLTILLSSVVGAVLGVIILRLQRNSYSNPIPFGPYLAVAGWIALIWGDAITSSYLQFAGF; from the coding sequence ATGAGTATTCTTGAGTTTTGGGGCGCAAATGCGGCGGTGTTTGTTGCCTGTGTGGTGGTGCTAGGTTTGTTGGTTGGTAGTTTTTTGAATGTGGTGGTGTATCGCTTACCCAAGATGCTCATGCGGGACTGGCGTGCTCAGGCGCGTGAAGTGCTGGAAATGCCCACGAAAGATGTTGAAGAGACATTTAATTTGGTGCTGCCCAACTCCAGTTGCCCCAATTGTGGTCATGAGATAAAACCTTGGGAAAATATTCCGCTGCTGAGTTGGTTGTTTTTGCGCGGTAAGTGCTCAGGTTGTAAGCAAGCCATTAGCGTGCGTTATCCGCTGGTGGAGCTTGCCTGTGGTGTGTTGTCCGGTATGATTGCTTGGCAGTTTGGCGTGAGTTGGGAAACTTTGGCGATGCTGGTGCTGACTTGGGGCTTGCTGGCCATGAGTTTGATTGACGCTGATCAGCAGATATTGCCCGACGCTTTGGTGTTGCCGCTGCTGTGGTTGGGGTTGATTTTAAATAGCTTTGGTTTGTTTGCCAGTTTGCCGGATGCTCTGTGGGGCGCGGTGATTGGCTATATGAGTTTGTGGTCGATTTTTTGGCTGTTTAAGCTGGTGACCGGTAAAGAAGGCATGGGTTATGGCGACTTTAAGTTGCTGGCGTTGCTGGGTGCCTGGGGTGGCTGGCAAGTGTTGCCTTTGACAATCTTATTGTCGTCTGTGGTAGGGGCGGTGCTGGGGGTGATTATTTTGCGTTTGCAGCGCAACAGCTACAGCAACCCCATTCCTTTTGGCCCTTATTTAGCTGTAGCTGGTTGGATTGCGCTGATTTGGGGCGATGCAATTACCAGCAGTTATTTGCAGTTTGCCGGATTTTGA
- a CDS encoding type II secretion system F family protein produces the protein MAAKTPKTSMYKWEGKNRQGAPMSGQMAGQNVALVKAQLRKQGVNPTKVRKKGIELFSAGKKIKPMDIAIFTRQMSTMMKAGVPLLQSFDIIAEGLDNPNMRKLVENIKQDVAGGNSFAVSLRKHPQYFDDLYCNLVESGEQAGALETLLDRVATYKEKTEALKAKIKKAMNYPIAVVAVAVIVTAILLIKVVPQFQDVFSSFGAELPAFTLFVIGISEFIQSKGWVIVVAFVAFVFVFRHLHKSSEKFRDTMDRALLKAPVIGDIIYKSSVARFGRTLATTFSAGVPLVEALDSVAGATGNVVFKNAVNKIKADVSSGMQLNFSMRSTGVFPSMALQMTAIGEESGALDEMLDKVALHYEAEVDNAVDGLTALMEPIIMSVLGVLVGGLIIAMYLPIFQLGAVV, from the coding sequence ATGGCGGCAAAAACACCAAAAACAAGTATGTACAAGTGGGAAGGCAAGAACCGCCAAGGCGCGCCCATGTCCGGGCAAATGGCAGGGCAGAATGTCGCTTTAGTGAAAGCGCAGCTGCGTAAACAGGGCGTGAACCCAACGAAAGTACGCAAAAAAGGCATTGAGCTGTTCAGTGCTGGCAAAAAAATCAAGCCAATGGATATCGCCATTTTTACTCGGCAAATGTCAACGATGATGAAAGCCGGTGTGCCCTTGTTGCAATCCTTCGACATTATTGCTGAAGGGTTGGATAACCCTAATATGCGCAAGCTGGTGGAAAATATAAAACAGGATGTAGCTGGCGGTAATAGTTTTGCGGTGTCTTTACGGAAGCACCCGCAGTATTTTGATGATCTGTACTGCAACTTGGTTGAATCTGGTGAGCAGGCGGGTGCGCTAGAGACTTTGCTGGATCGTGTGGCCACCTATAAAGAAAAGACCGAAGCGCTGAAAGCTAAAATCAAAAAGGCCATGAACTACCCCATTGCTGTTGTGGCAGTGGCGGTGATTGTGACAGCTATCTTGCTGATTAAAGTGGTACCGCAGTTCCAAGATGTGTTCTCTAGCTTTGGTGCCGAGTTGCCTGCCTTTACGTTATTTGTAATTGGTATTTCTGAGTTTATTCAGAGTAAGGGCTGGGTGATTGTGGTGGCCTTTGTTGCTTTTGTGTTCGTATTTAGGCATTTGCATAAGTCTTCAGAGAAATTTCGCGACACTATGGATCGGGCCTTATTAAAGGCGCCGGTGATTGGCGATATTATTTATAAATCTTCTGTGGCGCGTTTCGGCCGTACTTTGGCGACAACCTTTTCCGCTGGTGTACCTTTAGTGGAAGCACTGGACTCGGTAGCTGGAGCGACGGGCAACGTGGTGTTTAAAAATGCGGTGAATAAGATCAAAGCTGATGTATCTAGTGGTATGCAGTTGAACTTCTCGATGCGCAGTACTGGGGTGTTTCCATCCATGGCGTTGCAGATGACGGCTATTGGTGAGGAGTCCGGTGCGCTGGATGAGATGTTGGATAAAGTTGCGCTGCACTATGAGGCTGAAGTGGATAACGCGGTGGATGGTTTAACTGCGTTGATGGAGCCGATTATTATGTCTGTGCTGGGTGTGTTGGTGGGTGGCTTGATTATTGCCATGTACTTGCCAATCTTCCAGTTGGGTGCGGTGGTTTAA
- the pilB gene encoding type IV-A pilus assembly ATPase PilB, which yields MNDSVNLVGLARQVVEAGLLDEKKAQDAVQQAKRNQTPLVTWLVQNKLVKSRVLMELASDQFGVAYFDLSAVNAEVFPKDLVSEKLALQHRVLPLYKRANKLYVAISDPGNHQAITDVQFSTGMTVEPLLVEDDKLGQAIDKLYESATGGLEGMDDVELDGLEVADEDGKAAATTDDADETPVVRFVHKMLLDAIKGGSSDLHFEPYEKMYRVRFRTDGVLHEVAKPPIQLRDRISARLKVMASMDISERRKPQDGRIKLKVSANKSIDFRVNTLPTLWGEKIVMRILDSSSAKMGIDALGYEEDQKQLYLDALKQPQGMILVTGPTGSGKTVSLYTGLNILNTIDVNISTAEDPVEINLEGINQVNVNPKQGMDFTTALRAFLRQDPDVIMVGEIRDLETAEIAIKAAQTGHMVMSTLHTNSAAETLTRLRNMGVAAFNLATSVNLIIAQRLARKLCACKQEVTVPNDVLLNEGFSPEQVGTFKVYGPKGCDNCNGGYKGRVGIYEVVKSTPALQRIIMEDGNSIDIDAQMRKDGFNSLRASGLLKVIQGVTSLAEVNRVTKD from the coding sequence ATGAATGACAGTGTGAATTTAGTTGGCCTCGCCCGGCAGGTGGTTGAGGCTGGTTTGTTAGATGAGAAGAAAGCACAAGACGCGGTACAGCAGGCAAAGCGCAATCAAACACCCTTAGTCACTTGGTTGGTACAAAATAAACTGGTTAAAAGTCGCGTGTTGATGGAGTTGGCTTCTGATCAGTTTGGTGTGGCGTATTTTGATCTATCTGCGGTCAATGCCGAAGTCTTCCCGAAAGATTTAGTCAGTGAAAAACTCGCGCTGCAGCATCGAGTGCTGCCGCTTTATAAGCGCGCTAATAAACTTTATGTGGCTATATCTGACCCAGGTAATCACCAAGCCATTACGGATGTGCAGTTCAGTACCGGGATGACGGTTGAGCCGCTGCTAGTGGAAGACGACAAGCTAGGGCAGGCCATTGATAAGCTCTATGAGTCGGCTACTGGCGGCTTAGAGGGTATGGATGATGTTGAGCTGGATGGCTTAGAAGTAGCGGATGAGGATGGTAAGGCCGCCGCTACCACTGATGATGCTGATGAAACACCTGTGGTGCGTTTTGTGCATAAAATGCTGCTGGACGCAATTAAAGGCGGCTCGTCGGATTTGCACTTTGAGCCTTATGAGAAAATGTATCGTGTGCGTTTTCGTACCGATGGTGTCTTGCATGAAGTAGCTAAACCGCCTATCCAGTTACGCGACCGTATTTCTGCGCGTTTAAAAGTTATGGCCAGTATGGATATTTCTGAGCGCCGTAAGCCGCAAGATGGTCGGATCAAGTTAAAAGTCTCTGCCAATAAGTCCATCGACTTTCGAGTGAATACCTTGCCAACTTTGTGGGGTGAGAAGATCGTGATGCGTATCCTCGACTCCAGCAGTGCGAAAATGGGTATTGATGCGTTGGGATATGAAGAAGATCAAAAGCAGTTGTATCTGGATGCGCTAAAACAGCCGCAAGGAATGATTCTGGTCACGGGGCCGACCGGCTCTGGTAAAACTGTTTCGTTGTATACCGGTTTGAATATCCTAAATACCATTGATGTGAATATTTCTACCGCGGAAGATCCGGTGGAAATTAACTTGGAAGGGATTAACCAGGTTAACGTGAACCCTAAGCAGGGCATGGACTTTACTACGGCGCTGCGGGCCTTCTTGCGCCAAGACCCGGACGTGATCATGGTCGGGGAAATTCGAGATTTAGAAACCGCAGAAATTGCCATTAAAGCAGCACAAACCGGGCACATGGTGATGTCCACCTTGCACACCAACAGTGCCGCAGAAACTTTGACCCGCTTGCGTAATATGGGGGTGGCGGCGTTTAACCTAGCAACCTCGGTGAACTTGATTATTGCCCAGCGCTTGGCGCGTAAACTCTGCGCTTGTAAACAAGAAGTGACAGTGCCGAATGATGTGCTATTAAACGAAGGCTTTAGCCCAGAACAGGTGGGCACTTTTAAAGTGTACGGGCCAAAAGGTTGTGATAATTGCAATGGCGGCTACAAAGGTCGTGTCGGAATCTATGAAGTAGTTAAAAGCACGCCTGCCCTACAAAGGATTATCATGGAGGACGGCAACTCCATCGATATTGATGCACAGATGCGTAAAGATGGCTTTAACAGCTTACGCGCTTCGGGATTGCTGAAAGTTATTCAAGGCGTGACCAGTCTCGCAGAAGTTAACCGTGTTACTAAGGATTAA
- a CDS encoding pilin gives MKAQMQKGFTLIELMIVVAIIGILAAIALPAYQDYTVRAKVSEGLVQAAGAKATVSENISASAADNCSGVNTGTIGMTTIGCTSSTGTATIDVSVDAGSATVTFDLVGTLDNTTGGVEWVCNNASDDKYVPVQCR, from the coding sequence ATGAAAGCACAAATGCAAAAGGGTTTTACTCTTATTGAATTAATGATCGTAGTTGCGATCATCGGTATTTTGGCGGCGATTGCATTACCGGCGTATCAGGACTACACAGTTCGAGCTAAAGTTTCGGAAGGATTAGTACAAGCCGCTGGAGCCAAAGCAACTGTATCTGAAAACATTTCAGCATCAGCAGCAGATAACTGCTCTGGTGTAAATACGGGTACAATTGGCATGACTACAATTGGCTGTACAAGCTCAACAGGAACTGCAACTATTGATGTGTCTGTTGATGCTGGTTCAGCAACTGTTACTTTTGACTTGGTTGGTACTTTAGACAACACAACTGGTGGTGTTGAGTGGGTGTGTAATAACGCTTCTGATGATAAATATGTACCTGTTCAATGCCGTTAA
- a CDS encoding excalibur calcium-binding domain-containing protein, with amino-acid sequence MKKIIFILLIAGGWYVNKNGWPEFLQRSSSPVISNTSTPAKSPAAPLTFAPHSTATAPSSAFRCDGRQHCSQMRSYEEAVYFLRNCPNTKMDGDGDGIPCERQFGR; translated from the coding sequence ATGAAAAAAATCATTTTTATCCTACTTATTGCTGGTGGCTGGTATGTTAACAAGAACGGCTGGCCTGAGTTTTTGCAAAGATCGAGCAGCCCTGTCATTTCTAACACTTCAACGCCAGCAAAATCACCCGCTGCACCTTTAACATTTGCCCCACATTCAACTGCAACAGCGCCTTCATCAGCCTTTCGCTGTGATGGTAGGCAACATTGCTCACAAATGCGCTCGTACGAAGAAGCTGTATATTTTTTGCGTAATTGCCCGAACACCAAAATGGACGGTGATGGCGATGGTATTCCATGTGAACGGCAGTTTGGTCGTTAG
- a CDS encoding translation initiation factor Sui1, with protein sequence MKKASSFAALSGLVYSTDSGRHCPECEQPEAECICAEQPLNSGDGIARVRRESKGRGGKTVTTIQGLCLTASELKDLTAALKKRCGCGGSLKDGVIEIQGDQVELLLAELRKRGFTAKQAGG encoded by the coding sequence GTGAAAAAAGCTTCCTCTTTTGCCGCTTTAAGTGGTTTGGTTTACTCAACCGATAGCGGCCGCCACTGCCCTGAGTGCGAACAGCCTGAAGCAGAGTGTATCTGTGCTGAACAGCCGCTCAACAGTGGCGACGGCATCGCCCGGGTGCGCCGTGAAAGCAAAGGCCGCGGCGGTAAAACGGTTACGACTATTCAAGGCTTATGCTTAACGGCTAGCGAGCTAAAAGACCTCACCGCAGCCCTGAAAAAGCGTTGCGGCTGCGGTGGCTCACTTAAAGATGGCGTGATAGAAATCCAAGGCGACCAAGTAGAGTTGTTGTTAGCAGAGCTACGCAAACGCGGCTTTACTGCTAAGCAGGCGGGCGGATAG
- a CDS encoding methyltransferase family protein translates to MRKPYFILPAPLVYVAFFLLAWVLSSIWPWPLPENPWTLFFGWMAIDASVLLMLWTAWLMLWRKTTLNPYGKPQQLLTEGPFRVTRNPIYVADTLFYMGAALLFADVWVWLFLPVVLVAVSFGVIRHEERLLMQHFGDDYRNYMNKVRRWL, encoded by the coding sequence ATGCGTAAGCCGTATTTTATTCTTCCTGCGCCACTGGTGTATGTTGCTTTTTTCTTGCTGGCTTGGGTGTTGAGCAGCATTTGGCCGTGGCCGTTGCCTGAGAACCCGTGGACGTTATTTTTTGGCTGGATGGCCATTGATGCCAGCGTGCTATTGATGCTGTGGACGGCGTGGTTGATGTTGTGGCGTAAAACAACGCTCAACCCTTACGGCAAGCCGCAGCAACTGCTCACTGAAGGCCCGTTTCGAGTAACGCGCAATCCTATTTATGTTGCTGATACGCTGTTTTATATGGGCGCGGCTTTATTGTTTGCCGATGTTTGGGTTTGGTTGTTTTTGCCGGTGGTGTTGGTTGCTGTGAGTTTTGGGGTGATTCGTCATGAAGAGCGCTTGCTGATGCAGCACTTTGGCGATGACTATCGAAACTATATGAATAAAGTCCGCCGCTGGCTTTGA
- a CDS encoding MBL fold metallo-hydrolase RNA specificity domain-containing protein, whose amino-acid sequence MQKLPKVVHHGAKNGVTGSCHQIFIDQENSFLIDCGLFQGAETSPEGRASSEQLNIEFDISTVRALIVTHVHIDHVGRIPYLLAAGFTGPIICSEPSAKLLPIVLEDAFKLGVSRDQHLVEQYIKLVASRIIALPYNKWLPMLKAPLPTVNIRLQRAGHILGSAYVELEIQQPTHKAKQRVIFSGDLGAPYAPILSAPKPAYRADMVILESTYGDRQHANRRDRRQRLQTMIEHALRDQGTVLIPAFSIGRTQELLYELEDIIYRNQCQSCVSSSAELLTETHGSEHGSVWHDIPIILDSPLASRFTQAYAQLQPFWDKEAQQRIRKGRNPLDFKQLLTIDTHQDHRRMVQHLVTSARPAIVIAGGGMCSGGRIVNYLQAMLSDPRHNVLFVGYQAQGTLGNQIQKYGPRGGYVEIDRKRINIRAEITTLGGYSAHADQASLVRFITGMRKWPQQVRLIHGETGAKAALREKILAAYKAKRHVGEVVVPE is encoded by the coding sequence ATGCAAAAATTACCCAAGGTTGTGCACCATGGTGCGAAAAACGGCGTAACAGGCTCCTGTCATCAGATTTTCATTGATCAAGAAAATAGCTTTTTAATCGATTGCGGGCTGTTCCAAGGAGCAGAAACCTCTCCCGAAGGCCGCGCTAGCAGTGAGCAGCTCAATATCGAGTTCGATATTTCCACCGTTAGAGCGTTGATTGTCACCCATGTGCACATTGACCATGTGGGGCGTATTCCTTACCTCTTGGCTGCGGGCTTTACGGGGCCGATTATTTGTAGCGAACCATCAGCCAAACTACTGCCGATTGTGCTGGAAGATGCCTTTAAACTGGGCGTTAGCCGCGATCAACACTTGGTTGAGCAGTACATTAAACTGGTTGCCAGTCGTATCATTGCCCTGCCCTACAATAAATGGCTGCCAATGTTGAAAGCGCCGTTGCCGACGGTCAATATTCGCCTGCAGCGAGCTGGACATATTCTGGGCTCGGCCTATGTGGAACTGGAAATACAACAGCCTACGCACAAAGCTAAACAACGGGTGATTTTTTCCGGCGACTTGGGCGCGCCCTATGCGCCAATTTTATCAGCACCCAAGCCTGCTTATCGTGCTGATATGGTTATTTTAGAAAGCACCTATGGCGATCGCCAGCATGCCAATCGTCGCGACCGTCGCCAGCGCCTGCAGACGATGATTGAACATGCCTTGCGTGATCAAGGAACAGTATTGATTCCGGCTTTTAGTATTGGCCGTACGCAAGAGTTGCTCTATGAGCTAGAAGATATTATCTACCGCAATCAATGCCAAAGCTGTGTGAGCAGTAGCGCTGAATTACTCACTGAAACACATGGGTCTGAACATGGTTCGGTGTGGCATGATATCCCGATTATTCTCGACTCGCCGCTGGCCAGTCGCTTTACTCAAGCCTATGCGCAACTGCAGCCGTTTTGGGATAAAGAAGCGCAGCAACGGATTCGCAAGGGCCGCAACCCGCTGGACTTTAAACAGCTATTGACCATTGATACGCACCAAGACCATCGACGCATGGTGCAACACCTGGTTACCAGCGCACGGCCTGCCATTGTTATTGCTGGCGGCGGCATGTGCAGCGGCGGACGCATTGTTAATTATTTACAAGCCATGCTCAGCGACCCACGCCACAATGTGCTGTTTGTCGGCTATCAAGCGCAAGGCACACTGGGCAACCAAATACAAAAATACGGCCCACGGGGCGGCTATGTAGAGATCGACCGCAAGCGCATCAACATCCGCGCAGAAATCACCACCCTCGGCGGCTACTCCGCCCACGCCGACCAAGCCAGTCTCGTGCGCTTTATCACCGGCATGCGCAAATGGCCGCAGCAGGTGCGTTTGATCCATGGCGAAACCGGCGCAAAAGCGGCGTTGCGTGAGAAGATATTGGCGGCGTATAAGGCAAAGCGGCATGTGGGTGAAGTGGTGGTGCCGGAGTGA
- a CDS encoding type IV pilin protein translates to MKKKTQAGFTLIEVMIVVAIIGILAAIAYPSYDEYVKRGNRTEGQAFLSDVAARQERYFSQNNAYITDVANIAKLGVTANSPTGKYSIVLAGGGGGGGYTLTANNQFSDAKCATLTLNALGVRGSSGSRSDNNDCWR, encoded by the coding sequence ATGAAGAAAAAGACGCAAGCAGGCTTCACCCTCATCGAAGTAATGATCGTTGTAGCGATTATTGGGATCTTGGCCGCGATTGCTTATCCCAGTTATGACGAGTATGTGAAGCGTGGTAATCGCACTGAAGGGCAGGCTTTTTTAAGTGATGTCGCGGCGCGTCAAGAACGTTATTTTTCGCAGAATAATGCCTATATAACTGACGTTGCTAATATTGCGAAGTTAGGAGTGACGGCGAACTCGCCAACTGGTAAGTATTCGATTGTTTTAGCTGGCGGTGGCGGTGGCGGTGGGTATACCCTAACGGCTAATAATCAGTTCAGTGATGCAAAATGCGCAACACTAACCTTGAATGCTTTAGGTGTAAGAGGCAGTAGCGGTAGTAGAAGTGACAACAATGACTGCTGGCGCTAG